Sequence from the Cellulomonas fimi ATCC 484 genome:
CCCGTCGCCGCCGTGAGCTTCGCGAGGGCCGACGACAGCACCAGCGCACGCTCCTCGTCGAGCGCCGGCCGCAGCGCCGCGTCCAGCGCCCGCAGCGCCGCGAGCAGCGCCACCGCCTCCCGCGTGCCCAGCCGCAGCGGACGCGTCATGCCCCGCGACTCCGTCAGCCGCACCACGCCCTGCTCGTACGACGCCGCGTCGAAGTCGATCAGGTCGTGCGGGAAGTACCCCGGCGTCCCCGTCACCCACAACGTGTCGATGTCCTGCAGCACCTGCGCCGCGGACACCCCGAACTGCTCCGCGATCTCCTCCACCGGGACCCCGGCGTGGCGGTCCAGGTAGGCGATCATGCCGAGCATCCGCACCAGACGGTCGCTCGCCCGCTCAGCCACGGCCACCTCCCGTGCGCTCGTCGAGCGTCGCCGCGGTCCGCAGCAGGTGCAGCACCGCCCGCCGCACCTCCGGCGGGTCCAGCACCAGCACCGCGTCCCCGTACGCCACGAGCTCCTCCGCGAGCTCCCAGTCCAGCCGGAACGGCACGTGCACCACGTCCCGGTGCGCCAGCAGCGGCGCCAGCGACGGGTCACCGGCGACGTCCGGAGCCCCCGCAGGAGCCTCCACCGCCCGCGCACGCGTCGCGCTCGCCCGCCCCGGCAGCACCGCCAGCGTCGCCACCTGCTCCGGCCGCTCGTCCCACGGCAGCAGCGGCGACGCGAGCTCCTGAGCCGACGGCGGCGAGAACGCCCCCGGCTCCCCCACCGTCCGCACCGCACCCTCGATCCGGCTCAGCCGGTACGAGCGCTGCGCGTCACGGCCACGGTCCCGCCCGACCAGCAGCCACCCGCCGCGACGCGCCAGCAGCTTCCACGGCTCGACCGTGCGCTCGCGGACCTCGCCCGTGTTCGCCGCGCGGTACACGAACCGCACCGCCTGGCGGGCCTGGATCGCGTCGAGCAACGGACCGATCGCACCGCCG
This genomic interval carries:
- a CDS encoding helix-turn-helix transcriptional regulator, which gives rise to MPPAIPPAERLLNLVIALVNTSGRMTKEQVRTSVAGYQDAPSDDAFERMFERDKDTLRELGIPVLTVTDAGHGDDIGYRIDADAYALAPLDLTAAELGVLAMAAQLWQDQSLRTDTSRALTKLRAVGAAPEATDLVAGLAPRVRSGGGAIGPLLDAIQARQAVRFVYRAANTGEVRERTVEPWKLLARRGGWLLVGRDRGRDAQRSYRLSRIEGAVRTVGEPGAFSPPSAQELASPLLPWDERPEQVATLAVLPGRASATRARAVEAPAGAPDVAGDPSLAPLLAHRDVVHVPFRLDWELAEELVAYGDAVLVLDPPEVRRAVLHLLRTAATLDERTGGGRG